In a single window of the Acyrthosiphon pisum isolate AL4f chromosome X, pea_aphid_22Mar2018_4r6ur, whole genome shotgun sequence genome:
- the LOC100162305 gene encoding testis-specific serine/threonine-protein kinase 4-like isoform X1: protein MADGAENANTNVKPEKVERNKSKEKKKSKDQKLSVLETHGYTVGRSVGSGSYATVKIAHSERHKCNVAIKIVSKLQEATDYLEKFLPREIEVVKGLKHDNLIRYYQAIETTHRVYIIMEYAENGSLLDIIKRDGRIDDNRARKWFMELVNAIEYCHTKGVVHRDIKCENLLMDTSYNIKLSDFGFARNNMIKKNGQMKTSSTFCGSYAYASPEILKGIPYQPNTSDIWSIGVVLYAMIFGTLPFDDTTYQKLLKQVQKPVSFPRDVIISDSCKQMIIKLLAPLKVRLNISEIKNQPWSQMTDKNPTDKNEPEQTVS, encoded by the exons ATGGCTGATGGAGCAGAAAACGCAAACACTAACGTGAAACCAGAAAAAGTTGAAAGAAACAAatcaaaagaaaagaaaaagtcAAAAGATCAAAAGCTTTCGGTATTAGAAACGCACGGGTACACTGTTGGCCGAAGCGTGGGTAGTGGATCATACGCTACCGTTAag ATTGCACATTCCGAACGCCATAAGTGCAATGTggcaattaaaattgtttcaaaactTCAAGAGGCGACcgattatttagaaaaattccTACCCAGAGAAATCGAAGTGGTCAAAGGCCTTAAGCACGATAATTTAATCAGATACTATCAAGCGATCGAAACAACACAccg AGTTTACATCATTATGGAATACGCGGAAAATGGGAGTTTATTGGACATCATTAAAAGAGACGGTAGAATAGACGATAATAGAGCTCGAAAATGGTTTATGGAACTTGTTAACGCTATAGAATATTGCCACACAAAAGGAGTCGTACACAG AGACATAAAATGTGAAAACTTGTTGATGGACACCAGTTACAATATCAAGTTATCGGATTTCGGATTCGCtcgaaataatatgataaagaaAAATGGTCAGATGAAAACGAGCAGCACGTTCTGTGGTAGTTACGCTTACGCGTCACCAGAAATATTAAAAGGCATACCCTATCAGCCCAATACCTCTGACATTTGGTCGATCGGAGTAGTGCTTTACGCCATGATATTTGGAACTCTGCCCTTTGACGATACAACTTATCAAAAATTACTTAAA cAAGTACAAAAGCCAGTTTCATTCCCTCGAGACGTAATTATTTCCGATTCCTGTAAAcagatgataataaaattactggCACCGCTGAAAGTTCGTTTAAATATAtcagaaataaaaaatcaacCGTGGAGTCAAATGACAGACAAAAATCCAACCGATAAAAATGAGCCCGAACAAACAGTATCTTGA
- the LOC100162305 gene encoding testis-specific serine/threonine-protein kinase 1-like isoform X3, producing MADGAENANTNVKPEKVERNKSKEKKKSKDQKLSVLETHGYTVGRSVGSGSYATVKIAHSERHKCNVAIKIVSKLQEATDYLEKFLPREIEVVKGLKHDNLIRYYQAIETTHRVYIIMEYAENGSLLDIIKRDGRIDDNRARKWFMELVNAIEYCHTKGVVHRDIKCENLLMDTSYNIKLSDFGFARNNMIKKNGQMKTSSTFCGSYAYASPEILKGIPYQPNTSDIWSIGVVLYAMIFGTLPFDDTTYQKLLKYKSQFHSLET from the exons ATGGCTGATGGAGCAGAAAACGCAAACACTAACGTGAAACCAGAAAAAGTTGAAAGAAACAAatcaaaagaaaagaaaaagtcAAAAGATCAAAAGCTTTCGGTATTAGAAACGCACGGGTACACTGTTGGCCGAAGCGTGGGTAGTGGATCATACGCTACCGTTAag ATTGCACATTCCGAACGCCATAAGTGCAATGTggcaattaaaattgtttcaaaactTCAAGAGGCGACcgattatttagaaaaattccTACCCAGAGAAATCGAAGTGGTCAAAGGCCTTAAGCACGATAATTTAATCAGATACTATCAAGCGATCGAAACAACACAccg AGTTTACATCATTATGGAATACGCGGAAAATGGGAGTTTATTGGACATCATTAAAAGAGACGGTAGAATAGACGATAATAGAGCTCGAAAATGGTTTATGGAACTTGTTAACGCTATAGAATATTGCCACACAAAAGGAGTCGTACACAG AGACATAAAATGTGAAAACTTGTTGATGGACACCAGTTACAATATCAAGTTATCGGATTTCGGATTCGCtcgaaataatatgataaagaaAAATGGTCAGATGAAAACGAGCAGCACGTTCTGTGGTAGTTACGCTTACGCGTCACCAGAAATATTAAAAGGCATACCCTATCAGCCCAATACCTCTGACATTTGGTCGATCGGAGTAGTGCTTTACGCCATGATATTTGGAACTCTGCCCTTTGACGATACAACTTATCAAAAATTACTTAAA TACAAAAGCCAGTTTCATTCCCTCGAGACGTAA
- the LOC100162305 gene encoding testis-specific serine/threonine-protein kinase 1-like isoform X2, translating to MADGAENANTNVKPEKVERNKSKEKKKSKDQKLSVLETHGYTVGRSVGSGSYATVKIAHSERHKCNVAIKIVSKLQEATDYLEKFLPREIEVVKGLKHDNLIRYYQAIETTHRVYIIMEYAENGSLLDIIKRDGRIDDNRARKWFMELVNAIEYCHTKGVVHRDIKCENLLMDTSYNIKLSDFGFARNNMIKKNGQMKTSSTFCGSYAYASPEILKGIPYQPNTSDIWSIGVVLYAMIFGTLPFDDTTYQKLLKMIIKLLAPLKVRLNISEIKNQPWSQMTDKNPTDKNEPEQTVS from the exons ATGGCTGATGGAGCAGAAAACGCAAACACTAACGTGAAACCAGAAAAAGTTGAAAGAAACAAatcaaaagaaaagaaaaagtcAAAAGATCAAAAGCTTTCGGTATTAGAAACGCACGGGTACACTGTTGGCCGAAGCGTGGGTAGTGGATCATACGCTACCGTTAag ATTGCACATTCCGAACGCCATAAGTGCAATGTggcaattaaaattgtttcaaaactTCAAGAGGCGACcgattatttagaaaaattccTACCCAGAGAAATCGAAGTGGTCAAAGGCCTTAAGCACGATAATTTAATCAGATACTATCAAGCGATCGAAACAACACAccg AGTTTACATCATTATGGAATACGCGGAAAATGGGAGTTTATTGGACATCATTAAAAGAGACGGTAGAATAGACGATAATAGAGCTCGAAAATGGTTTATGGAACTTGTTAACGCTATAGAATATTGCCACACAAAAGGAGTCGTACACAG AGACATAAAATGTGAAAACTTGTTGATGGACACCAGTTACAATATCAAGTTATCGGATTTCGGATTCGCtcgaaataatatgataaagaaAAATGGTCAGATGAAAACGAGCAGCACGTTCTGTGGTAGTTACGCTTACGCGTCACCAGAAATATTAAAAGGCATACCCTATCAGCCCAATACCTCTGACATTTGGTCGATCGGAGTAGTGCTTTACGCCATGATATTTGGAACTCTGCCCTTTGACGATACAACTTATCAAAAATTACTTAAA atgataataaaattactggCACCGCTGAAAGTTCGTTTAAATATAtcagaaataaaaaatcaacCGTGGAGTCAAATGACAGACAAAAATCCAACCGATAAAAATGAGCCCGAACAAACAGTATCTTGA